AATTTTGCCGTGCTTTCTATAAGTTACGAGAAAGCCGACGTAGAAACGAGAGGAAAGTTTGCATTCTTTGATGAAAACATCAAAAACTTTGTTTCCAGAGTCCACCAGGAAGATCTTGGAGATGCATTTGTGGTTTCCACCTGTAACAGGACCGAAATTTATACTACTTCTCCCAATTACCTTTTAGTTGCTGAAGAATATTGCAAAACCATTGGAGTACATCTTACGGATTTTCTTCAGTTTGCCAATATTCTCACCAAGGAAGAAGCTCTGATCCATCTTTTCAGAGTTGCAGCGGGACTTGAAAGTCAGATTATCGGAGATTTTGAAATTATCGGACAGATCAAAAAAGCATACAGCCGTTTCAAAAAAGAGAGACAAAATTCTAATCCTTATCTTGAAAGAGCTATCAATGCAGCTATTCAAATCTCGAAAAGAATAAAAAACGAAACCGGCATCTCCAATGGTGCAGCTTCTGTTTCCTATGCAGCGGTTCATTATATTTTAAACAGCCAGAAAAGAATTGCCGAAAAGAACATTCTTCTTTTGGGAGTAGGTGAGATTGGACAGAACACTGTTGAAAATCTTGTAAAGCACGTCTTTCAGCCGAAAATTAAAATTGCCAACAGAACTCAGGAGAAAGCTGAAAAGATTTCCCAGAAATATAATATTCCTCATGTTGATTATTCTGATTTTGACAAGGAATTAAAAAACACCGATATTCTTATTGTGGCAACAGGAGCCAAACATCCTATTGTCAACCAGTCTCATTTCCCGAACGGAAAAGAAACACTGGTCATTGATCTTTCTATTCCGCATAACGTCGAAAAGAATGTTACCGAAAATGAGAACGTAACATTGATTGATGTAGATGAGCTTTCAAAACAGATCCAGGAAACGATTCAACAGCGTGAAAGAGAAATCCCGAAAGCTGAAAAAATCATCAAGGAACTGATGAAAGACTTTATTGAATGGGAGAAAAAGAGAAAGCTTGCACCGAATATCCACCATTTCAAAGCCGTTTTAAAGAACATGGAACGCAATGAAATGCATAATTTTTATAAAAAAAATAAATACATAAACATCACGGACATGGAACTTTCTGATAAAATGATCCAGAAAATCACCAACCGTTTTGCAAAATATATCATCGATAACCCTTTAAAAGCCGAAGAAATTAGTAAATTAATGCACGAAATATTAGTTGAACAACCAAACAACGAATTCAATGAAAAGCATTAGAATCGGAACGAGAAATTCCGCACTTGCACTTTGGCAGGCAAGAGAGGTTGCAAGGCACCTTCAAAACAACAATTATTTAACGGAGATTGTTCCTATCGTTTCTTCTGGCGATAAGAATCTCAATCAACCTTTATATTCTTTAGGAATCACCGGGGTTTTCACAAGAGACCTTGATATTGCCTTATTGAATGACGAAATTGATATTGCTGTACATTCTTTAAAAGACGTTCCTACTCAATTGCCTCAAAACATTGAGATGATCGCTTATCTTGAAAGAGATTACCCGCAGGACATCCTGATCAGAAAAGAATCTGCAAGGAATAAAGAATTCCATGAGCTTAAACTGGCTACCAGCAGCTTAAGAAGAAGAGCTTTCTGGCTGAGAAATTATCCGACTACTGATTTTTCGGATATCCGTGGAAATATTCAAACCAGACTTCAAAAACTGGAAGACGGAAATTTTGATGCGACCATTCTATCTTTGGCCGGAATCAAAAGAATGAAAATGGAAATCGATTACGAAATGCTTCCATTAATGATTTCTGCTCCATCACAAGGAGTAATTTCCGTAGCAGGACATACTGACAAACCTGAAATCAACGAGATTGTACGTCAGATCAACCACAATCCAACCCAAATCTGTGTAGAAATTGAAAGAAATTTCTTAAGTACTTTGGAAGGAGGCTGCACTGCCCCTATCGGAGCTTTTGCAGAAATCATCGGGGATCAGATCCGCTTCAAGGCAGCACTTTGTTCTTTGGATGGAAAAAACTGCATTGCTGTGGATGAAAACTTTGTATATACTCCGACAGAAAATTTTGGAGAAAAGTTTGCAAAAGTTGTTCTTGAAAACGGAGGAAAAGAATTAATGGCAGAAATCAAAAGCCAGATCTGATATTTCAGATTATAAATTCTTTCTGCTCATCTTTTTCATCTTCTTAATTTTACAGACATGAAAATCTTATTTACCAAAAATATAGACCAGACGATTATATCCAAAGAAT
This genomic window from Chryseobacterium viscerum contains:
- the hemA gene encoding glutamyl-tRNA reductase; translation: MLQYSNIHRTSNFAVLSISYEKADVETRGKFAFFDENIKNFVSRVHQEDLGDAFVVSTCNRTEIYTTSPNYLLVAEEYCKTIGVHLTDFLQFANILTKEEALIHLFRVAAGLESQIIGDFEIIGQIKKAYSRFKKERQNSNPYLERAINAAIQISKRIKNETGISNGAASVSYAAVHYILNSQKRIAEKNILLLGVGEIGQNTVENLVKHVFQPKIKIANRTQEKAEKISQKYNIPHVDYSDFDKELKNTDILIVATGAKHPIVNQSHFPNGKETLVIDLSIPHNVEKNVTENENVTLIDVDELSKQIQETIQQREREIPKAEKIIKELMKDFIEWEKKRKLAPNIHHFKAVLKNMERNEMHNFYKKNKYINITDMELSDKMIQKITNRFAKYIIDNPLKAEEISKLMHEILVEQPNNEFNEKH
- the hemC gene encoding hydroxymethylbilane synthase, which codes for MKSIRIGTRNSALALWQAREVARHLQNNNYLTEIVPIVSSGDKNLNQPLYSLGITGVFTRDLDIALLNDEIDIAVHSLKDVPTQLPQNIEMIAYLERDYPQDILIRKESARNKEFHELKLATSSLRRRAFWLRNYPTTDFSDIRGNIQTRLQKLEDGNFDATILSLAGIKRMKMEIDYEMLPLMISAPSQGVISVAGHTDKPEINEIVRQINHNPTQICVEIERNFLSTLEGGCTAPIGAFAEIIGDQIRFKAALCSLDGKNCIAVDENFVYTPTENFGEKFAKVVLENGGKELMAEIKSQI